The following are from one region of the Periophthalmus magnuspinnatus isolate fPerMag1 chromosome 5, fPerMag1.2.pri, whole genome shotgun sequence genome:
- the rbl1 gene encoding retinoblastoma-like protein 1, protein MRGEESSDSESGRMEESSARHSLEALCQELNLDEQTATEAMENFTAICNTYTLEGEVVHWLACALYAACRKNSIPTVGKGLMEGNCVSLTRILRSSKLSLIQFFSKMKKWADMSNLSQDFRLRMDRLERNFEVSTVIFRKFEPIFMDMFQNPQGAEPPRQPRSRKHRRLPCHISDVFKFCWTLFVYTKGNFRMIGDDLVNSYHLLLCCLDLVFGNALLCSNRKDLINPTFKGLPPQYKLDGPVPDDPPPCALDRLCELHDGLVVEAKGIKQHYFKPYIQKLFDKGILRGNEDYLTDMLDPHNFIDNNKAINREYEEYVLTVGDFDERVFLVADADEEIGTPRKAVHEHVHMVAHSQLQQHVEKSGSLAPSTPLTGRVYLKEKDLLVTPVSSATQSVSRLQSMVARLRTAPSENLLQIFKSCTRDPTDAILGRIKTLGQTFKEHYTNDSEDSPGSHIDFAENRLKLAEILYYKILENVMVQETKRLQGKDMSVLLEQDMFHCSLMACCLEVVLFSYSSQRTFPWIINVFKLPPFYFFKVIEVFIRAEEGLSRDMVKHLNSIEEQVLESRAWTSDSALWTALQAVGHKVPTVEEVNFSSSLDTGSNSTGGTSASNPAQPQSHLPMVTLSPIVHPRIREFRTTIGSAVKTIPASPLTVHDRYSSPAAGSAKRRLFGDDPPSSGATTNGSVMPSPAKRLTFGSTSTLKITPQPPTPGTMVLQGVNTDRTITLIPVQQVNPSNAVTAHFLLTTSPSRVNMPPATSEPQAGKPRRTGSLALFFRKVYHLASVRLRDLCLKLDVSSELRGKVWTCFEHALVHCTELMKDRHLDQLLLCSIYIISKVTKEANTFQDIMKCYRSQPQANSHVYRSVLIRHTTRDQVPDENMEVDPASGGESAEKSSQSSETDQSGEEERGDLIQFYNSVFVLKMKSFALRYASHDNRSDAPPLSPFPSVRAQPLSPRRISQRHSLYVSPHKNSPSCLSPNSYTYRINNSPSKELSDINRMIRQGCVSRKRAFNIDGDVTMSSSCDSPSKRACPENGSSPDVLLKRLQDVVSERQSH, encoded by the exons ATGCGGGGAGAGGAGTCGTCGGATTCGGAGAGCGGCAGGATGGAGGAGAGCTCGGCGCGGCACAGTTTGGAAGCCCTCTGTCAGGAGTTAAACCTGGACGAACAGACGGCGACCGAGGCCATGGAAAACTTCACTGCCATCTGCAACACGTACACTCTGGAG GGGGAGGTGGTGCACTGGTTGGCTTGTGCTCTGTATGCTGCCTGTAGGAAAAACTCTATTCCCACTGTGGGCAAAGGTCTGATGGAGGGGAACTGTGTGTCTCTGACCAGGATCCTGCGCTCGTCCAAACTCAG ccTGATCCAGTTCTTCTCAAAGATGAAGAAGTGGGCAGACATGTCGAACCTGTCGCAAGACTTCAGGCTGAGGATGGACCGTCTAGAGAGGAATTTTGAGGTCTCCACGGTGATCTTCAGGAAGTTTGAGCCCATTTTCATGGACATGTTTCAGAACCCCCAGGGCGCCGAGCCTCCACGGCAACCACGCAGCCGCAAACACAG ACGGCTGCCCTGTCACATTAGCGATGTGTTCAAGTTCTGTTGGACATTGTTTGTCTACACCAAAG GTAATTTCCGTATGATTGGTGACGACCTGGTGAATTCCTATCACCTTCTGCTCTGCTGTTTGGACCTCGTCTTTGGCAACGCTCTGCTCTGTTCAAACAGGAAGGATCTCATCAACCCCACATTCAAGG GTCTACCTCCTCAGTACAAACTGGACGGGCCTGTGCCGGATGACCCTCCTCCCTGTGCTCTGGACAGACTGTGTGAGCTCCATGATGGGCTGGTGGTGGAGGCCAAAGGCATCAAACAGCACTACTTTAAACCATACATCCAGAAGCTCTTCGATAAAGGG ATCCTAAGGGGAAACGAGGACTATCTGACTGATATGTTGGACCCTCACAACTTCATTGATAACAA TAAAGCCATAAACCGGGAGTATGAGGAGTACGTCCTGACCGTGGGAGACTTTGATGAGCGAGTGTTTCTTGTAGCAGATGCTGATGAGGAAATCGGGACGCCCAGAAAAGCAGTTCATGAACATGTCCACATGGTGGCGCACAGCCAACTTCAACAACATGTTGAGAAG tctggctctctagcgccctctacACCTCTGACAGGACGAGTTTACCTAAAGGAGAAGGACCTCCTGGTTACGCCGGTGTCGTCTGCCACTCAGAGCGTCAGCCGGCTGCAGAGTATGGTGGCCCGATTGAGGACAGCGCCCAGCGAAAACCTCCTGCAGATATTCAA aTCCTGCACCCGAGATCCCACTGATGCCATTTTGGGTCGAATCAAAACTTTGGGACAAACTTTTAAAGAGCATTACACCAATGATTCAGAGGACTCTCCTGGATCACATATAG ACTTTGCAGAGAATCGACTGAAGTTGGCTGAAATCCTGTACTACAAGATCCTGGAAAACGTCATGGTTCAAGAGACCAAGCGCCTGCAGGGGAAAGACATGAGT GTGCTGCTGGAGCAGGACATGTTCCACTGCTCTCTGATGGCCTGCTGTCTAGAGGTGGTGCTCTTCTCCTACAGTTCACAGAGGACCTTCCCCTGGATCATCAACGTCTTCAAACTGCCACCATTCTACTTCTTCAAG GTCATTGAGGTGTTCATCCGGGCAGAGGAGGGTCTGTCCCGGGACATGGTGAAGCATCTGAACTCCATCGAGGAGCAGGTCCTCGAGAGCCGAGCTTGGACCTCAGACTCTGCCCTGTGGACCGCTCTGCAGGCCGTGGGCCACAAGGTGCCCACTGTCGAAGAG GTGAATTTCTCCTCCAGCCTGGACACTGGCTCCAACTCCACAGGAGGGACCAGTGCCTCAAACCCAGCCCAACCCCAGTCTCACCTGCCCATGGTCACCCTGTCCCCCATCGTCCACCCACGCATCAGAGAGTTCAGAACCACCATCGGCAGCGCCGTCAAAA CTATCCCTGCCTCCCCTCTGACGGTCCACGACAGATATAGCTCCCCTGCAGCAGGAAGTGCCAAGCGCCGTCTTTTTGGTGATGACCCTCCATCATCGGGGGCAACAACCAATGGGAGCGTAATGCCATCCCCTGCAAAGAGACTTACCTTTGGGTCCACCAGTACGCTGAAGATCACCCCTCAGCCCCCCACACCTGGCACCATGGTACTGCAAG GAGTGAATACAGACCGGACTATCACGCTGATCCCAGTGCAACAGGTCAACCCCTCAAACGCTGTCACCGCTCACTTCCTGCTCACCACGTCCCCAAGTCGAGTCAACATGCCTCCCGCGACCTCTGAACCCCAGGCAGGGAAGCCACGGCGCACAGGCTCACTGGCTCTGTTCTTTAGGAAG GTGTACCACTTGGCGAGCGTGCGTCTGCGTGACCTGTGCCTGAAGCTGGACGTGAGCTCAGAGCTGAGGGGGAAAGTCTGGACCTGTTTTGAACATGCTCTGGTCCACTGCACCGAGCTCATGAAGGACCGGCATCTGGatcagctgctcctctgcagCATCTACATCATCTCCAAG gTGACCAAAGAGGCAAATACCTTCCAGGACATTATGAAGTGTTACCGAAGCCAACCACAGGCCAACAGTCAT gTGTACCGGAGCGTGCTGATTCGTCACACTACCAGAGATCAGGTGCCAGATGAAAACATGGAGGTGGACCCAGCCTCTGGAGGAGAAT CTGCAGAGAAGAGCAGTCAGAGCTCGGAGACTGACCaatcaggagaggaggagcgtgGTGACCTCATCCAGTTTTACaactctgtgtttgtgctgaagatgaagagctTTGCTCTCAGATATGCCAGTCATGACAATAGG TCGGATGCCCCGCCCTTGTCCCCGTTCCCTTCAGTGCGAGctcagcctctctctcctcgGAGGATTTCTCAAAGACATTCTCTGTATGTGTCTCCTCATAAGAACTCCCCCAGCTGTCTGTCCCCCAACTCCTACACCTATCGTATCAACAACAGCCCCTCCAAG GAACTGTCGGACATAAACCGTATGATCCGTCAGGGCTGTGTGAGCCGTAAGAGAGCCTTCAACATCGATGGCGACGTGACGATGTCATCATCGTGCGACTCTCCCAGCAAGAGGGCATGTCCTGAGAACGGCAGCAGTCCTGATGTTCTGCTCAAGAGACTACAGGACGTGGTGTCAGAGAGGCAGAGTCACTGA